ATATTTCAAATGATCCTCTCGGTAAACGCGGCTCTTTTCTTCATCCAGTATCGGTAGACGTACAGCATAATAGTTCATGTTTGACCTCCTAAAATTCTTAATCTCTTTTATTATGTAAGGAATTCCTCAAAAAGAAAAGTCATTCACACTTCAAAATATCAAGAAAGATTTTTCGTTTCCTCAATATGATTAATTTATATCGCTAATTTTTAGGACATTGGGGGAGATGTATGGGTAAACATGTCACGTATCCGACCTGGAATTCACTGTACAAAAAATTTGAGAAGAGAGAAGCAGTTGGAGTGGAACCGACCGCAGGCAATTGGCCGACCTATTTCCTAAGAAGAAACAGAAGGGGAGAGTTTACGGATTTTAATGGAGAAGTTATTGAATGGGAGATCAAAGACCCATCGGAAGTTGATTTTACAGGTAAAGAGTTAACAATCGTTAGATCAACATTAAATAAACTGACTGCCAAGCAAAAAAAAATAGCGAAATATTATGCAGGGATGCCGACATCCAACTGGTCATTGGTGGCAGGAAAACTGATCAGCGCTTATCAGCTTTCACCTCCTCTTGCAGCACGGATGCTGTCTGCTTTGCAGCTGGGTATTTCTGATACGTTGTGTGTCGTCTGGCATTACAAATATCTCTGGGATGTTGCAAGGCCAATACAGCTTGATCCTTCTCTGAAAACCGTCATATGTACTCCGCGCTTCCCTTCATATGTCTCTGGGCATGCAGCAGTAGCCGGATGCGCAAACACTATTCTTTCTCATTTTTTTCCTCACGAAGCAGAAAAATTGCATGATATAGCTGAAGAAGATGCGGCATCCCGATTATTTTCAGGAATCCATTTTCATGCCGATAATGAAGAGGGGCTTAAACTGGGTACTCAAATTGGTGAATATGTGGTCTCCGCCTTGAACTATCAAAAAATCACGGTTGAAGTTCAGAAGAGCAACAAGCATGCGAATCTATCCACTCATTATGCCAGTCCGCTGGACGATTGCCAGCACTGTGAATCCATTTTGGATCGCCATATTAAATAAACTCCCGATGCCGGGAGTTTATTATTTAATTGTCAGATAACTATGTTACTATAGATAAAAAGAAATTTGGAGGTGAAGGCTGGCCATGATTGATTTAAGAAGCGATACGGTAACGAAACCCACCGAAGAGATGCGCAGGGCCATGTATGAAGCAGAAGTGGGGGATGATGTATACAGTGAAGACCCTTCCATTAATGCGTTAGAAGAAGCGGCTGCAGAAATCCTTGGAAAAGAGAATGCGCTTTTTGTTACGAGCGGGACCCAGGGGAATCAAGTAGCAATTCTGACCCATTCTGTTTCAGGCAGTGAGGTTATCATGGAAGCAGATTCTCACATTTTTATGTATGAAGCGGCGGCTGCTTCCGCCTTTGCGGGGATTCAGCCACGTCCGCTAAAGGGGATAAGGGGATCGATACAGCCTGAGGACTTATTACAGGCAATCAGAAGCGAGGATATTCATCATCCTGAGACTAGCCTTGTTTGTCTGGAGAATACACACAATCGAGCTGGAGGGGCAGTTATTTCAGCAGAAGACATGGCAGCAATCTATAAAATATGCAGGACCAATAAGATTCCTGTACATCTTGATGGAGCCAGGCTTTTTAATGCAGCCGCCGCAAGCAATTTATCCGTAAAGACACTTTCATCACATTGTGATACTGTACAAATCTGTTTATCGAAGGGATTGGGTGCTCCGGCAGGTTCTATCCTGGCTGGCTCTGCTTCATTTATTCATAAAGCAAAAAAATGGAGAAAACGGCTTGGAGGCGGACTGCGGCAAGGGGGAGTCCTTGCGGCTCCGGGAATGATCGCTCTAAAGAAGATGGCTCACCGTCTTCATGATGATCACATAAAGGCGGCAAAGCTTGCACAAAGCCTGGCGGAACAGCCAGCACTTTTTGTGGAGAACAGGGTCGATACGAACATAGTACTCGTTAATATTGGACAAACTGGCTTTTCTACCAGCCGTTTTTTACAGTTATTGAAAGAAGAAGGAGTCCTTGCTGTGGCTTTCGGACCACAAACCATACGTTTTACAACACATTATGAAATATCCATCAAAGATATCGAACAGGCTATCGAAAAGATATCGAAAATCGTATCAGCAAAAGTTATCCTTCACTAACGGTCAAAACAAAAAAACCAATCCCGATTTAACAAAGGGATTGGTTTTTT
This genomic stretch from Fictibacillus marinisediminis harbors:
- the ltaE gene encoding low-specificity L-threonine aldolase — protein: MIDLRSDTVTKPTEEMRRAMYEAEVGDDVYSEDPSINALEEAAAEILGKENALFVTSGTQGNQVAILTHSVSGSEVIMEADSHIFMYEAAAASAFAGIQPRPLKGIRGSIQPEDLLQAIRSEDIHHPETSLVCLENTHNRAGGAVISAEDMAAIYKICRTNKIPVHLDGARLFNAAAASNLSVKTLSSHCDTVQICLSKGLGAPAGSILAGSASFIHKAKKWRKRLGGGLRQGGVLAAPGMIALKKMAHRLHDDHIKAAKLAQSLAEQPALFVENRVDTNIVLVNIGQTGFSTSRFLQLLKEEGVLAVAFGPQTIRFTTHYEISIKDIEQAIEKISKIVSAKVILH
- a CDS encoding vanadium-dependent haloperoxidase, translating into MGKHVTYPTWNSLYKKFEKREAVGVEPTAGNWPTYFLRRNRRGEFTDFNGEVIEWEIKDPSEVDFTGKELTIVRSTLNKLTAKQKKIAKYYAGMPTSNWSLVAGKLISAYQLSPPLAARMLSALQLGISDTLCVVWHYKYLWDVARPIQLDPSLKTVICTPRFPSYVSGHAAVAGCANTILSHFFPHEAEKLHDIAEEDAASRLFSGIHFHADNEEGLKLGTQIGEYVVSALNYQKITVEVQKSNKHANLSTHYASPLDDCQHCESILDRHIK